A genomic segment from Clostridiisalibacter paucivorans DSM 22131 encodes:
- a CDS encoding formate--tetrahydrofolate ligase — MNNIKSDIEIAQGAEMETIDNIGTKLGIETKYIELYGNYKGKISSDIWNEIEGKKDGKLVLVTAINPTAAGEGKTTTNVGLSMALNKIGKKAVSALREPSLGPSFGIKGGAAGGGYAQVIPMEDINLHFTGDIHAITTAHNLLAALLDNHIHQGNKLNIDTRKVVWKRVLDMNDRALRNIVVGLGGKTNGVPREDGFDITVASEIMAILCLANDLMDLKKRLGRMIVAYNHDDEPITADDLEATGALTILLKDAINPNLVQTLENTPAIIHGGPFANIAHGCNSVMATKLGLKTADYVVTEAGFGADLGAEKFFNIKCRFARLNPDAVVIVATVRALKMHGGVAKADLSKENIEALKKGFGNLEKHIENISKFGVPSVVAINKFPTDTEGELKLIEDKCKKMNVDVVLSDVWAKGGEGGIALAEKVVEISENKSSNFKPIYDENDTIENKIEIIAKEIYGANGVEFSKKALKNIKKYNDIGLDKLPICMAKTQYSLSDDPSLLGKPEGFTIIVRDIRASAGAGFLVALTGNIMTMPGLPRVPAANKMDIDKDGVIEGLF, encoded by the coding sequence ATGAATAATATAAAGTCTGATATAGAGATAGCCCAAGGGGCAGAGATGGAAACTATAGATAATATTGGAACAAAACTGGGTATAGAAACTAAGTATATTGAATTATATGGAAATTATAAGGGTAAAATATCCAGTGATATATGGAATGAAATAGAGGGTAAAAAAGATGGCAAATTGGTGTTGGTCACTGCTATAAATCCCACTGCAGCAGGAGAAGGAAAGACTACTACTAATGTGGGGTTAAGTATGGCATTGAATAAAATAGGTAAGAAAGCTGTATCTGCATTGAGGGAGCCATCCTTAGGGCCAAGTTTTGGAATAAAGGGTGGAGCAGCTGGTGGAGGATATGCCCAAGTAATTCCTATGGAGGATATAAACTTACATTTTACAGGGGATATACATGCCATTACCACAGCTCACAACTTATTGGCAGCATTGTTAGACAATCACATACATCAAGGTAATAAATTAAATATAGATACTAGAAAGGTTGTATGGAAAAGGGTATTAGATATGAACGATAGAGCCCTTAGGAATATAGTCGTAGGTTTAGGGGGCAAGACAAATGGAGTCCCTAGAGAAGATGGATTTGATATCACAGTGGCATCAGAGATAATGGCAATTTTATGCTTAGCTAACGATTTAATGGATTTGAAAAAGAGATTGGGTAGGATGATAGTTGCATATAATCATGACGATGAACCTATAACAGCAGATGATCTTGAAGCTACAGGCGCATTGACTATTTTACTTAAAGATGCAATAAACCCTAATTTAGTTCAGACATTGGAAAATACCCCTGCCATAATACATGGAGGACCCTTTGCCAATATAGCCCATGGATGCAATAGTGTTATGGCTACAAAATTGGGACTTAAGACTGCTGATTATGTAGTAACTGAGGCAGGATTTGGAGCGGATTTAGGTGCTGAAAAATTCTTTAATATAAAATGTAGATTTGCAAGGCTAAATCCCGATGCCGTAGTTATAGTTGCCACTGTGAGGGCATTGAAGATGCATGGAGGAGTTGCTAAGGCAGATTTGAGCAAGGAAAATATAGAGGCATTGAAGAAGGGCTTTGGGAACTTAGAAAAGCATATTGAGAATATATCTAAATTTGGAGTACCTTCTGTAGTAGCAATCAATAAATTTCCTACAGATACAGAAGGAGAACTTAAATTAATAGAAGACAAATGCAAGAAAATGAATGTGGACGTGGTACTATCAGATGTTTGGGCTAAAGGTGGAGAAGGAGGAATAGCCCTTGCTGAGAAAGTAGTGGAAATATCAGAAAATAAGTCTTCTAACTTTAAACCTATATACGATGAGAATGATACTATTGAAAACAAGATTGAAATCATAGCAAAAGAAATATATGGGGCTAATGGAGTGGAATTTAGTAAAAAGGCCTTAAAGAATATAAAAAAATATAATGATATAGGATTAGATAAATTACCTATATGTATGGCAAAGACTCAATATTCCCTTTCCGATGATCCTTCCCTTTTAGGCAAACCTGAAGGATTTACCATAATAGTAAGGGATATTAGGGCTTCAGCAGGGGCAGGTTTTTTAGTTGCTCTTACGGGAAATATAATGACTATGCCAGGTCTGCCTAGAGTACCTGCTGCAAATAAAATGGATATAGATAAAGATGGAGTGATAGAAGGATTGTTTTAA
- a CDS encoding thioesterase family protein, whose amino-acid sequence MEFNLRIGMEAEVEALVDENSTAAKFGSGGIEVYATPMMVGLMENAALTAVDKELGEEYSTVGINVNVNHIAATPVGMKVKALAKLVKIEGKKLYFEVEAYDEKKQIGKGRHTRYIVDSKKFLEKVKEL is encoded by the coding sequence ATGGAGTTTAATCTTAGAATAGGTATGGAGGCAGAGGTTGAAGCATTGGTAGATGAGAATTCAACTGCTGCAAAATTTGGAAGTGGTGGTATAGAGGTATATGCTACTCCTATGATGGTGGGGCTTATGGAAAATGCAGCACTTACTGCTGTAGATAAAGAATTGGGAGAAGAGTATTCTACAGTGGGAATAAATGTAAATGTGAATCATATTGCAGCTACACCTGTGGGAATGAAGGTGAAGGCATTGGCTAAATTGGTAAAAATTGAAGGAAAAAAGCTGTATTTTGAGGTAGAGGCCTATGATGAGAAAAAACAGATAGGCAAAGGAAGACATACGAGGTATATAGTGGACTCAAAAAAATTCTTAGAGAAAGTAAAGGAGCTTTAA
- a CDS encoding M20 family metallopeptidase, translated as MKEDIKNIIKDIKEELIELSEYIYKNPELGYEEYKACDVHERLLQEHGFKVEKEYMGMETAFRAVFDSGKEGPTVAYLSEYDALPDIGHGCGHNILGTTSTGAGIALSKFLKDLGGKVVVFGTPAEETSGGKVYMTDNGAFDDIDIALMAHPAEKHYKSGASLAMDAIEFVFRGRTAHAASNPDKGINALDAAINTFNNINAMREHIRTDARVHGIIKDGGRAANIVPDLAIAQFYTRATTKTYLKELSERVKNCARGASLAAGTELEIRNYEASYDNLITNSILSDIYVKHLRDMGVKDIQEPKESFGSLDAGNVSHVCPTIHPYFAISEKEIVAHTREFAEETIKPFAYSQMVKTIGALVWTGLDVIKDKQLLDSIKAEFTKVEP; from the coding sequence ATGAAGGAAGATATAAAGAATATTATAAAGGATATAAAAGAAGAATTGATAGAACTTAGTGAATATATCTATAAAAATCCTGAATTAGGATATGAAGAATATAAGGCCTGTGATGTCCATGAGAGACTACTTCAGGAACATGGTTTTAAAGTAGAAAAAGAGTATATGGGTATGGAGACAGCATTTAGGGCTGTATTTGATAGTGGAAAAGAAGGACCTACTGTGGCATATTTATCAGAATACGATGCCCTTCCTGATATAGGCCATGGATGTGGGCATAATATTCTGGGGACTACAAGTACTGGTGCAGGAATAGCCCTTAGCAAATTTTTAAAGGATTTGGGAGGTAAAGTGGTAGTTTTTGGGACTCCAGCCGAGGAAACCAGTGGAGGTAAGGTTTATATGACTGATAATGGTGCATTTGATGATATAGATATTGCATTAATGGCCCATCCTGCTGAAAAGCACTATAAAAGTGGTGCATCTTTGGCTATGGATGCCATAGAATTTGTATTTAGAGGAAGGACAGCCCATGCAGCATCTAACCCTGATAAAGGTATAAATGCTTTGGATGCAGCTATAAATACATTTAATAATATAAATGCAATGAGAGAGCATATACGAACTGATGCAAGGGTACATGGCATTATAAAAGACGGTGGAAGGGCAGCCAATATAGTACCAGATTTAGCAATAGCACAGTTTTATACCAGGGCCACCACAAAGACATATTTAAAAGAATTATCAGAAAGGGTAAAAAATTGTGCTAGAGGTGCATCGTTGGCAGCAGGTACAGAACTTGAGATTAGAAATTATGAGGCATCATATGATAACCTGATAACCAATAGTATTTTATCAGATATATATGTGAAGCATCTTCGTGATATGGGAGTTAAGGATATCCAAGAACCTAAAGAGAGTTTTGGTTCATTAGATGCAGGAAATGTAAGTCATGTATGCCCTACAATACATCCTTATTTTGCAATAAGTGAAAAGGAAATAGTAGCTCATACTAGAGAATTTGCAGAAGAGACTATTAAACCATTTGCCTATAGTCAAATGGTAAAGACTATAGGGGCATTAGTGTGGACAGGATTAGATGTGATAAAAGATAAACAATTGTTAGATAGCATAAAAGCTGAATTTACTAAAGTAGAACCTTAA